DNA from Thermoflexus hugenholtzii JAD2:
AACAATCCAGCACGCAGGGGGATGGATTGAGTGGCCATTAGGGCTGGCCCATCATTATGGGAAAGGTGAGCTGGACCAGGGGCAATGGGATCAACATAGGGAGGTAGAGTATGTCACGGGTGCGGCAATGGCCTTTCGGCGTCACCTGATCGATCAAATCGGAGGGATGGACGAAGGCTTCTGGCCAGGGTATTTTGAGGATGCTGATTTTTGCTTCCGGGCCAGAGAAATAGGATATAAGATATTGTATATTCATGAAGCGGTTGTTTTGCACAAAGAAACCACCTCTATCAGCGATCCATTTAAACTATCATGTGCCTATCAAAAGGGTCGCCTGCGTTTTGTTCTAAAACATATGTCCCCCTATCAGTTCTTGGGTGAGTTTGTAGATGCCGAGAAATCTTATCAAATGAGTGCCCTTCGTGGCCGAGAGAATGGCCCTTTACAGATCGCCTACTTGGAGGCAATGCGCAACGCTCCAATTATTGCTGTGACAAGGTGGCGCGCGCATGTCCAGATCATAAAAGCCGTTCTATTCAGTTTACAAGATCTGTTTGAGCATTCCATGATGGAGAGTCAAAGAAAACTATTAGAAATGATAGGTCAGACTGAGTTGTCACGCGATGAAATTCGGAGTTTGGGCTCCAGCTTTCCGGGCTTTCCGCCTTTGCAAGAATTTCAATTCCGATCCTCATTTCCGATTATAGGTCCATTTATTTCATACTTACGCCGTTTGTTTTTTAGTATTTCTTCAGAATGGGCAATCCGATATCTCATACAGCAGCAAGAAGCCATCAACAGACAACAAGAAGCCATCAACAGGTTTTTGATAGAATCTATTAAGCTTTTATATCAGCAAATTTCAGTAATCTCTCCCTCCGATAGTGATCTGCATGATCATTGAGCAAGTCATAGAAAAGGAGGTTTAACCAATGGCCTGAAAGCCTTTCGCTTTACCGAATGGATGGCGGTGTTGGCGGCGGAGGCCGGCAATCGCCATCGGCAGGGACTATCAGCACCTCAAATCTCTATGATCAGCTTTATTCTAAACAAGGAGCTGGTGAGATGGAAGATTTGGGCGGATTAATAGAGATCAACGACCCCGAGATTGATCCTGTCCGTATTATGGAAGAAATCCGGCAGCGAATTCGGCGCCGTCGGGAAGAATTGGGATACCCCCGGCGGGTTTTCCCTGCGTTCGGGGCTGCGGCTTATCCAGGAGAACCAGAGGGGGAAGATTACGACATTGATCTCTATTTTCACCTGCGTCGCGCCAACGAGAATTATCACCAAATTGACGTGGCGCCGCTGATTGTGCCTTCTCCCCGTTCCTCTATCCCGATTCTGGGCCCTATCTGGGACCGTATCCGACGCGAGGCTCACAACCTTGTTCTTTTCTACGTGAACAAACTGGCCCAGCGACAGGTCACAGTCAACCGGCACCTGGTCAGTACGCTGAATCGGATGGCCGTCCAGATTCAGGAGCAGCAGCGTCGCATCAAAGCGCTTGAGGAAGAATTGAGCAGGCTTCGGGAGGGCGGTTGATGCGGATCGCACTCGTCGTTCCCCGGTATGGCGATCAGATCCTGGGCGGCGCCGAATCCATGGCCCGGGGTTTCGCCGAGGCGGCATTCCAGCGGGGATGGGAAGTGGAGGTCTGGACGACCTGCGCGCGCAGCCATTATACCTGGGAGAACGTTTACCCGGCCGGAGTGGAACGGGAAAACGGGGTCATCATCCGCCGGTTTCCCGTGGAGGCATGGAACCGAGAGCGTTGGGTGGAACTGGAAATCCGGCTGGCACAGAAAGGAAATTTATCTCCTGCAGAAGCCTATGATTGGTTGGATAGTGGTCCTCATAGTCCTGCATTATACGCTTATATTAAGCGCAATAGCACAAATTATGATGCGATCATAGCGCTGCCTTATCCGGCGCCTTTGGTTCACTATGCAGCTTGGTCTGCTGACAATCATGTTATCCTTTGGCCGTGTCTTCATGATGAGCCCTATGCGTATTTGGAGCCCGTTCGGTTGCTCCTGGAGAGCGTGTGGGGAGTGATGTTCCTCTCCCCCGAAGAAGCCGAGTTGGCTCTTCATCGTCTCCGGGTTCGCCCTCCAAAATATGCGATTCTTGGCGGAGGGATCAGCCTGATTGTTGGAGGGAAAACGGATTCACAGGGCGAACAATTTGCCGATTACATCCTCTATGCCGGCAGGTTAGAGGAAGGGAAAAACGTCCCCTTGCTCTACGAATATGTGCGGGGCTATTCTGAAGAGAGAGGAGGGATTCGTCTGGTAGTGATTGGCGAGGGGCCAATAAAGCCGCCGAGGCACCCAGCTTTTATATACTTGGGGTTTGTGTCTGAAGAAAGAAAAGTTTCCCTTTATAGAGGTGCCCTTGCCCTTTGCCACCCCTCGTTGCAAGAGAGTTTCTCCATAACGATTATGGAATCCTGGCTGGCGGGTCGACCGGTGCTGGTGCATGAAGACTGTCCGGTGACGAAAGGACATGTCCAGCGCAGCAAAGGAGGGTTGTGGTTTCGGACTTATGAGGAATTTGCTGGCGCGCTGGATTGGCTTCGGGCTCATCCAGAACTGGCGGCACGGATGGGTGAGAACGGGAGGCGCTATGTGTTAAGCAATTATACCTGGTCGGTAATCCTGGATCGCTTTGAAACCATCATTGGGGATTGGAAGGTATCATGAAGGGTAAACGGGGGCTCCATCAGTTTATCGTCGGAGCGACACCTGGAGATGCGATCACAGATCAAGCTTTTGTGATCCGGCGCTGGCTTCAGGAGGCCGGTTTTCTATCACAAATCTACGCTGAAAGTATTCATCCTTCCCTCTTCGGGAAAGTAAAGCCCTATCGGGATTATCTCCCGTCTCAGCCCGGCGAACTGGTAATCCTGCATCACAGCATTGGCTCAGACCTGGTTGAATACCTGCTCAGCCAGGAGGTGCGGTTTCTGATCATTTATCACAACCTAACTCCTCCAGACTTTTTTCAACCTTTTGATCCTTGGCTGGCCAGCCAGGTCCAAAGGGGAAGAGAGCAACTCCATCACCTGCGCCTGCGCACTGTATTGGCCTTAGGAGATTCTTCTTTCAACGAGTCGGAGTTGCGTCAGGCTGGTTATGTCCATACTGGTGTATTGCCCATTGTTCTGGATCCCGCTCAATACGACCTAGAGCCGAATCCAAATCTGCTGACCCGATATCAAGGAAACGGGGTAAAACTTTTATTCGTAGGGCGTCTTGCGCCCAATAAGCGGCAGGAGGATCTGATCAAGCTGCTCTGGTATTACCGGCGCATTGATCCAGAAGCCCGTCTGTTCCTGGTGGGCTCGCCCTGGATACCCTCCTACACGGAATGGTTGCGGGAATTGGTGGAGATGCTTGACCTTGCGGAGTCTGTAACCTTTGCTGGGCACGTCTCTCAGCGGGACCTGGTCACCTTTTACCATCTGGCGGACATCTATGTTTCCATGAGCGAGCACGAGGGATTTGGCAAGCCATTGATAGAGAGCATGTATTTTGGCATCCCCGTGCTCGCTTATGCGGCGGCGGGGGTTCCGGAAACGATGGGAGGAGCGGGTGTGCTGTTTCGGAAAAAAGATTACGAGGCGCTGGCTGAACTGGTGGACATAATCGTGAAAGATGAGACGCTCAGAAACCGGATTGTCGCGCGGGAGCGGGAGCGGGTCAAAGAGTTCCTTGAGCCTGCGGTGCGTCGGAAGTGGGAGCAATATCTTAATTTCGCTATGGAGAGATAAAAATGGCCCACGTCCGGGTAATTATGCGCCTCTTGTTTGAATGGGGCAAATTGGTTTTGCAAGCACATCAGTGGCCGGATGACCGTCTTTTTGTGAGGACAGTTTACAGGGCATGCCTGAGGCGCGAGCCGGATAGGGATGGTGAAGCCTTCTATCTGACGGCGCTTCACCGGGGAAGCATGAGCAAGTTGGATGTCCTGCGCTCGGTGCTGGAATCCAACGAATTTAAGCAAATCTATGGCCTACCTGTTCATCCGCTGAACGCGCTACATCAGGCAAGAATGATGCTGATCCGGACGCATTTACCCATGGCCAGGGTGATTGTAGACCTGGGCGGAACAGCAGAAGACCATCCAGAGGGGGCTCTCCTCGCGATGGGTTATCCTTGATTGTCTGTGCAGAAGTATTTCGGATTCTGAGGCCAGGCGGTTATTTTTGCCTGGATACGCCTAATGCCACCCTGACGCGTTTGCAATCTCCCAATCTTCTGATTCGTCCCGAACATAAGAAAGAATATATGGTCAAAGAAATACGTGAGATGTTGGAACAACATGGTTTTGTGATTGTGCAAGCCCTCGGAATTTGCCCGATGCCGGAAAGTCTAAGGCGAAAGATGTTTGATCCGAAAGAATTGGTTCGCAACATCGGCTTAAGCGAAAATCCTGAAGAAGGTTATCTGTTCTTTATCAAGGCAATCAAGCCCCACATTTTTTCAGAGGAAGTAGGATGAAGAAAATCCATGGTCATCCCGTTCTGTCCCGACTCATTCCCTGGGTTCTCTTCTGGGCTCTCTTTGCCTGGGGGTGGCGAGTACAAAACATCTTCACCCATATTCCCGGCTATGGTGATGCCTTGGAGGTTTTGTGGGGTATTCTTTGGTACTATGATTCCATATTTATCAGACACGCGTCACCATTTTTCACCGCATTAGTATTCCATCCTCTCGGATGGCATACTGCAACATTAGCGCATACGCCTTTCCTCTTTCTGCTTACGCTCCCTCTTTTCCTGGTTGGCGGTCTTGCTTTTGCATATAATTTTTTGTCTGTATTGTCAATGGTTATTTCATTTGCTGGTTGCTTCCGATTGGTGCGATCGTTTGCTTCCTCGTCCACAGCGACTGTGGCCGCTCTGGTTTATACATTTGTGGACCCCCACTGGTTTCGGCTGGGAGGTCATCTGCACACAGCCTGGCTTTTGGGGTTGTTTCCCTGGATGGCGCTGGCTGTTGAAAGGCTTGGGCAGTCCAGTGCCCCGCAATGCGAAAAACGGCTGGTCATCGCTGCAGGCTTGATATGGGGATTGGCGATCAACTTCTCGCTATATGGCATCTTTATGGGGGCCATCTTTTTTGTCCTGTGGGGAAGCCGTCTTTTATCGTTGAAGCGGCTTTTACAGGTAATATCCGCCGCTGTTATCGCTATGACTTTGAGCCTCATTTCAATTGTGCCATATGTTATAAGTATTCGTCAAGATGCTCTTCATGTTCATGGAGTTGAACACAATCTCTGGTGGGGGGCAAGTCTGAATAGTCTGTTTATTCCCTCCGTTTATCATCCTTTGACCGTTATTCAGCGGTTTGCTCGGAACCTATACTCTGGTCCATATAACGAGTCCGGGGCAATCAATTTAGGCCTGCTGACTGGCTTCCTGGCTTTTATCGGATTCATTGTGGCGATCAAGACCAAGTCGCGCCAAATGGGTTTGGTATGGTTAACCCTGACTGGTATCATTCTGGGACTGGGGTTGTTGCTGAGGTGGAACGGCGAGGTTGTCCGCCATCCGGCTTTCTGTCCATTGACAGCCCTGATATGGACATTAGGGCATATCCTCAAACCGGGCTTATTTGCCACAACACAACCCAATCCGGTTTTTGAGTGTGGAATCCCTCTGCCTGGTCTCGTGTTAACGACCTTGCTTCCTTTCTGGGAGTCAGCAAGGACAGTGTCACGTTTTGCTCTCGTGGGTATGGTGGGGGCTGTTGGGTTAGCGGCGATGGCTTTAGAAAAGTTCCCAAAATTACTGCGGTATCTGGCAGCATTGATCTGGCTTATAGAGGTGCTCCCTCGCCCTATTCATGGCGTGCCCGTGCCGTTCCAACCCCATCCGGCTTACGCTTGGCTTGCTGATCGGGAGCTGAGGCCCGGGGAAAGCATTATGGATTTGAGATACCCTACACTCTTTATAGACGGGAGAACACTCTGGGCCACTCTGCTTCATCACAAGCCAACTGCCTCCGGTGTAGGATCGTTCTGGCCAGAACATGCATTTGCGTTGTGGAACCATCTATTGGGCAATCCACATTTACTTTCCCAAGAAGAGAGTGTGCTAATCTTCCAGCAATATGGGATCCGCTACATTTTTCTCCATATGCTGAGCGACAAAGAAAGAGCAATGTGGGATATGATTTCTAAAA
Protein-coding regions in this window:
- a CDS encoding glycosyltransferase; translated protein: MKGKRGLHQFIVGATPGDAITDQAFVIRRWLQEAGFLSQIYAESIHPSLFGKVKPYRDYLPSQPGELVILHHSIGSDLVEYLLSQEVRFLIIYHNLTPPDFFQPFDPWLASQVQRGREQLHHLRLRTVLALGDSSFNESELRQAGYVHTGVLPIVLDPAQYDLEPNPNLLTRYQGNGVKLLFVGRLAPNKRQEDLIKLLWYYRRIDPEARLFLVGSPWIPSYTEWLRELVEMLDLAESVTFAGHVSQRDLVTFYHLADIYVSMSEHEGFGKPLIESMYFGIPVLAYAAAGVPETMGGAGVLFRKKDYEALAELVDIIVKDETLRNRIVARERERVKEFLEPAVRRKWEQYLNFAMER
- a CDS encoding class I SAM-dependent methyltransferase, whose protein sequence is MIVCAEVFRILRPGGYFCLDTPNATLTRLQSPNLLIRPEHKKEYMVKEIREMLEQHGFVIVQALGICPMPESLRRKMFDPKELVRNIGLSENPEEGYLFFIKAIKPHIFSEEVG
- a CDS encoding glycosyltransferase family 2 protein, coding for MKVSVIIPVWNGREHLPGCLDALLAQDYPNFEIIAVDNASVDGSAELIAEKYPQVRLIRNICNLGFAGGCNVGLKAAQGDVLVLLNQDTVVLPGWLLALVEALQKPEVGIVGCKILYPDGKTIQHAGGWIEWPLGLAHHYGKGELDQGQWDQHREVEYVTGAAMAFRRHLIDQIGGMDEGFWPGYFEDADFCFRAREIGYKILYIHEAVVLHKETTSISDPFKLSCAYQKGRLRFVLKHMSPYQFLGEFVDAEKSYQMSALRGRENGPLQIAYLEAMRNAPIIAVTRWRAHVQIIKAVLFSLQDLFEHSMMESQRKLLEMIGQTELSRDEIRSLGSSFPGFPPLQEFQFRSSFPIIGPFISYLRRLFFSISSEWAIRYLIQQQEAINRQQEAINRFLIESIKLLYQQISVISPSDSDLHDH
- a CDS encoding glycosyltransferase family 4 protein — protein: MRIALVVPRYGDQILGGAESMARGFAEAAFQRGWEVEVWTTCARSHYTWENVYPAGVERENGVIIRRFPVEAWNRERWVELEIRLAQKGNLSPAEAYDWLDSGPHSPALYAYIKRNSTNYDAIIALPYPAPLVHYAAWSADNHVILWPCLHDEPYAYLEPVRLLLESVWGVMFLSPEEAELALHRLRVRPPKYAILGGGISLIVGGKTDSQGEQFADYILYAGRLEEGKNVPLLYEYVRGYSEERGGIRLVVIGEGPIKPPRHPAFIYLGFVSEERKVSLYRGALALCHPSLQESFSITIMESWLAGRPVLVHEDCPVTKGHVQRSKGGLWFRTYEEFAGALDWLRAHPELAARMGENGRRYVLSNYTWSVILDRFETIIGDWKVS
- a CDS encoding DUF4214 domain-containing protein; this encodes MAHVRVIMRLLFEWGKLVLQAHQWPDDRLFVRTVYRACLRREPDRDGEAFYLTALHRGSMSKLDVLRSVLESNEFKQIYGLPVHPLNALHQARMMLIRTHLPMARVIVDLGGTAEDHPEGALLAMGYP